A genomic stretch from Natronincola ferrireducens includes:
- a CDS encoding ABC transporter permease produces MKKKLNHKLKPYLMLMPAMIIILGIFVAGLTLGLLQSLGYFPAVGLREITLKYYKEVIMDEGFLSSLKFSLWIAFMSSLLSVVIGVLLAYSIVVSKYKKGLEEIVYKLPIIVPHAVAALLIYTLLSQSGILPRFLYSVGIIQEQFQFPALLFDRNGIGIIFAYVWKGTPFIAMVVYTVLSNINEKLQDVAMNLGANKRQVFLHVLLPLIMPSVLSSFIIIFAFSFGAFEVPYLLGPTNPRALPVKAFIEYTHPDWTNRPYTMTINMILTALSLLFIWIYHKTVKYISKYDG; encoded by the coding sequence GTGAAGAAAAAATTGAATCATAAACTTAAACCATATCTTATGCTAATGCCAGCTATGATTATTATTTTAGGGATATTTGTAGCTGGTCTTACCCTAGGTCTGCTCCAAAGCTTAGGCTATTTTCCAGCAGTAGGTCTACGGGAGATTACATTAAAGTACTATAAAGAAGTTATTATGGATGAAGGATTTTTATCCTCCTTAAAATTCAGTCTATGGATTGCGTTTATGTCCTCGCTTCTTTCGGTGGTTATAGGTGTGCTATTAGCTTACTCTATTGTTGTCAGTAAATATAAAAAAGGATTAGAGGAAATAGTTTATAAATTACCTATCATTGTTCCCCATGCTGTGGCAGCGTTACTGATCTATACTTTGTTGTCTCAAAGTGGAATTTTGCCAAGATTTTTATATAGCGTAGGCATTATTCAAGAGCAGTTTCAGTTTCCAGCCCTTTTATTTGATAGAAACGGCATCGGGATTATTTTTGCTTATGTATGGAAGGGAACTCCATTTATTGCAATGGTAGTGTATACAGTATTGAGCAATATTAATGAAAAATTGCAGGATGTAGCTATGAACTTAGGAGCAAATAAGAGGCAAGTATTTTTGCATGTATTATTACCCTTAATCATGCCTTCTGTTTTATCCTCCTTTATTATTATATTTGCCTTTTCCTTTGGAGCATTTGAAGTGCCTTATTTATTAGGTCCTACAAATCCAAGGGCTTTACCAGTAAAAGCCTTTATAGAGTATACACATCCTGATTGGACTAATCGTCCTTATACCATGACCATCAACATGATTTTAACAGCACTATCTCTTTTGTTTATTTGGATTTATCATAAAACAGTTAAATATATTTCTAAGTATGATGGGTGA